In the Ochrobactrum sp. Marseille-Q0166 genome, one interval contains:
- a CDS encoding extracellular solute-binding protein yields MGAAALVLAGSTMLGTLGASAAAQEISWIYCGDKLDKTHDKYIKAWEEKNPDWKIAVEVVGWAQCQDKATTLAAAGTPPAIAYVGSRTLKEFADNDMIVQVPMSDEEKATYFPHVVETVTYDGTQWGVPIALSTKVLYWNKDLFKQAGLDPEKPPRTWAEEIEFAKIIKEKTGIPGYGLSAKTFDNTVHQFLHWVYTNDGKILNDKGEVVIDNPQVLAALKAYNDIKAYAEEGPTAYEQNEVRAIFLDGKVGMIQGGSGAAVRLQDSKFNWGIATLPVGPDAKGPGTLVITDSLAVFKDSGVEEKASEFAKYITSPAIQEEYELATDEGLTPMRPSPAVDKVMVDIPYWRPLIEGIQYGGAEPLFTDWRGFQNVMIAMVQSVITGDAKPEDALKKADEELKKLN; encoded by the coding sequence ATGGGGGCTGCAGCGCTTGTTCTCGCAGGCAGCACGATGCTGGGCACGCTGGGTGCATCGGCGGCAGCTCAGGAGATCTCATGGATCTATTGCGGCGACAAGCTCGACAAGACGCATGACAAATACATCAAGGCCTGGGAAGAAAAGAACCCGGATTGGAAGATCGCTGTTGAAGTGGTCGGCTGGGCACAGTGCCAGGACAAGGCAACGACACTTGCCGCTGCAGGCACACCGCCAGCAATCGCCTATGTCGGTTCGCGCACGCTCAAGGAATTTGCCGACAACGACATGATCGTTCAGGTGCCGATGAGTGATGAGGAAAAGGCAACTTATTTTCCGCACGTCGTTGAAACGGTCACCTATGACGGCACCCAGTGGGGCGTGCCGATCGCACTTTCGACCAAGGTTCTCTACTGGAACAAGGACCTGTTCAAGCAGGCTGGTCTCGATCCTGAAAAGCCACCACGGACCTGGGCGGAAGAAATCGAATTCGCCAAAATCATCAAGGAAAAGACCGGCATTCCAGGCTATGGCCTGTCGGCAAAGACTTTCGACAACACTGTGCACCAGTTCCTGCACTGGGTTTACACCAATGACGGCAAGATCCTGAACGACAAGGGTGAAGTGGTCATCGATAATCCGCAGGTTCTGGCTGCTCTCAAGGCTTATAACGATATCAAGGCTTACGCCGAAGAAGGTCCGACAGCTTATGAGCAGAACGAAGTCCGCGCGATTTTCCTCGACGGCAAAGTCGGCATGATCCAGGGCGGCTCGGGTGCCGCTGTTCGTCTTCAGGATTCAAAGTTTAACTGGGGCATCGCGACGCTCCCCGTTGGTCCTGATGCGAAGGGCCCAGGCACGCTGGTGATTACTGACAGCCTTGCCGTGTTCAAGGATTCGGGCGTTGAGGAAAAAGCTTCCGAGTTTGCCAAATACATCACGTCGCCTGCTATTCAGGAAGAATATGAACTGGCAACCGATGAAGGCTTGACGCCAATGCGGCCATCTCCTGCAGTTGATAAGGTCATGGTCGATATTCCTTATTGGCGCCCTCTGATCGAAGGCATCCAGTATGGTGGTGCAGAGCCGCTCTTCACCGATTGGCGCGGTTTCCAGAACGTCATGATTGCCATGGTTCAGTCCGTCATCACAGGCGATGCAAAGCCTGAAGATGCGCTGAAGAAGGCAGATGAAGAACTGAAGAAGCTGAACTAA
- a CDS encoding MFS transporter, whose translation MTRTMATSSLDLVRKYPIVRASTIAILFFGFAGAATTPYQPIVGIRVIGLSDFSYSVVAFCAVVANLAASIAIGLVSDRIGRYRAPMVIVTALGIAGFGLIWLFPSPFVFALATIGPIALFNVVSTLLFANIRNHSAGMTPIELSDSITIVRMAISIAWILVPGLVGAALAGTGSPLTAYSFATLLSLGCLLSIITLMPNDHKPDKNAQSTKPSSLADLQRLISPSVFVRLIGTALITSVLHVNAIALPLIITGRGGGSVEDVGMVMGFVAGLEAILMLVWARIGRSKSQISIFFVASLLYAIYLVWLAFLTTRWEIYAASAIGGIGAAAIVSQPISYLLGIIHDRPGLSASLIAINMFVGGGIGTGLFAIGTSIAGYGTVTIIGAIAGLSGVAILAKVEYKKN comes from the coding sequence GTGACGCGGACAATGGCGACTTCAAGCCTTGATCTTGTTCGAAAATATCCGATCGTGCGTGCCAGCACGATCGCGATCCTGTTCTTTGGTTTTGCGGGAGCGGCCACAACACCTTATCAGCCGATTGTCGGTATCCGGGTCATCGGCTTAAGCGACTTCTCTTACTCGGTCGTGGCTTTTTGTGCGGTTGTCGCTAATCTTGCAGCCAGCATTGCCATCGGACTTGTTTCTGATCGTATCGGGCGTTATCGCGCACCGATGGTGATTGTGACTGCCCTTGGCATTGCAGGTTTCGGCCTGATCTGGCTGTTTCCCTCGCCATTTGTCTTTGCACTGGCAACCATTGGCCCGATTGCGCTTTTCAATGTTGTCAGCACGCTTTTATTCGCGAATATCCGCAATCATTCCGCCGGGATGACACCGATTGAACTTAGCGATTCGATCACCATCGTTCGCATGGCGATCTCGATTGCATGGATTCTCGTTCCCGGACTTGTCGGTGCGGCCCTTGCCGGAACCGGCTCGCCCTTGACCGCTTATTCATTTGCCACACTGCTTTCGCTCGGTTGCTTGCTGTCGATCATCACGCTCATGCCCAATGATCATAAGCCGGACAAAAACGCGCAAAGCACTAAGCCATCAAGTCTTGCCGATCTTCAGCGCCTGATTTCACCCAGCGTCTTCGTACGGTTGATCGGAACCGCACTGATCACCTCCGTTTTGCACGTCAATGCTATCGCGCTACCGCTGATCATAACAGGACGCGGCGGCGGCTCGGTTGAAGATGTCGGCATGGTCATGGGCTTTGTCGCAGGGCTTGAAGCAATCCTGATGCTGGTCTGGGCGCGCATTGGCCGCAGCAAAAGCCAGATCAGTATCTTCTTTGTCGCGTCACTGCTTTATGCAATCTATCTGGTCTGGCTTGCATTCCTCACCACACGATGGGAGATTTACGCCGCATCAGCAATCGGGGGGATCGGCGCTGCTGCAATCGTGAGCCAGCCAATAAGCTATCTGCTTGGTATCATTCACGATCGGCCCGGCCTGTCGGCTTCCCTGATCGCAATCAACATGTTTGTCGGTGGCGGCATTGGCACGGGCCTGTTTGCGATTGGGACAAGCATTGCCGGCTATGGAACAGTCACGATTATCGGGGCGATAGCGGGATTGTCGGGTGTCGCAATACTGGCGAAGGTAGAGTACAAGAAGAACTGA
- a CDS encoding ribose ABC transporter permease: MTNTQDIQKKAADAEVRRSLFSSPLIRQYGGIVISLAVLCIVFAVLNPRFLAFNNFMNIMQQVAVIAVAAYGMTYVILLGEIDLSIGSIIAVAGMVAAQAFAMGFGFVPTVVFTLAAGAIMGAINGVLSAKLMLPSFIVTVATMGIYRGMVSLPTNGAPEIIENDTWLAIGSESWLGLPIIIWIVGVLFFINYVILSKTVFGRRIYLAGGNKEAAIYSGIRVDRIKIIVFMLSGVMAAISGILLSSRLSSAQTNAGMGYELDAIAAVVLGGTSLAGGVGTMVGTILGALIIGVINNGMNMLSVPYFYQLIVKGVVILVAVWLDVRSKSVRS; this comes from the coding sequence ATGACAAACACACAAGACATTCAGAAAAAAGCCGCGGATGCGGAAGTCCGCCGCTCACTATTTTCTTCTCCACTGATCCGTCAATATGGCGGCATCGTCATTTCGCTGGCGGTTCTCTGTATCGTTTTTGCAGTGCTGAACCCGCGCTTTCTCGCATTCAACAACTTCATGAATATCATGCAGCAGGTGGCCGTGATCGCCGTCGCAGCCTACGGCATGACCTATGTGATCCTGCTCGGCGAAATCGATCTGTCTATCGGTTCAATCATAGCAGTTGCTGGCATGGTTGCTGCCCAAGCCTTTGCCATGGGCTTTGGCTTCGTTCCAACAGTTGTGTTCACGCTGGCAGCTGGTGCCATCATGGGGGCTATCAACGGTGTTCTGTCAGCAAAACTGATGCTGCCGTCTTTCATCGTGACTGTTGCCACAATGGGCATCTATCGCGGTATGGTCAGCCTGCCGACAAATGGTGCACCGGAAATCATTGAAAATGACACATGGCTGGCTATCGGCTCGGAAAGCTGGCTCGGGCTGCCGATCATCATCTGGATCGTCGGTGTATTGTTTTTTATCAACTATGTCATTCTCTCGAAGACCGTGTTTGGCCGCCGTATCTATCTTGCAGGCGGGAACAAGGAAGCGGCTATTTATTCCGGCATCCGCGTTGATCGCATCAAGATCATCGTCTTCATGCTGTCTGGCGTCATGGCTGCAATCAGCGGCATCCTGCTTTCATCGCGCTTGTCCTCTGCACAGACCAATGCCGGCATGGGTTACGAACTTGATGCTATTGCTGCCGTCGTTCTGGGTGGAACCTCACTTGCAGGTGGCGTTGGCACCATGGTCGGCACGATCCTTGGAGCACTGATCATCGGCGTGATCAATAACGGCATGAACATGCTGTCTGTCCCTTATTTCTATCAGCTCATCGTCAAGGGTGTCGTCATTCTTGTCGCTGTCTGGCTGGATGTCCGCTCTAAATCCGTCAGATCATAA
- a CDS encoding sugar ABC transporter permease, whose translation MGMQRSKVIFAWVMLAPALVYVLAIVAYPLIDTFILSFTDASLRRTTNWVGWANYEKIANAQFLAVIGRTFVWTFFSVLMKISIGMFGAVLLNMALPGRALFRIMIMPPWIVPMAIGIFMWSWMYNGQFGMISGMLQRFGLVDGPVAFLAHGSTAFWATIVTDVWIGVPMVTLYFLAALQAIPKDLYEAAWTDGAGRMYRFRRVTLPLMLPAIITMSMLSTIATFNSFDIIWILTQGGPNGSTTTMIIDTYQTAIGSKRYGEGAARAVTICIFLSLFCLAYFRVTRRISPEKLA comes from the coding sequence ATGGGAATGCAACGCTCCAAAGTCATCTTTGCGTGGGTCATGCTGGCACCGGCACTCGTCTATGTGCTGGCCATCGTTGCCTATCCGCTAATCGACACCTTCATCCTGTCTTTCACCGATGCATCGCTGCGCCGCACAACCAATTGGGTTGGCTGGGCCAATTATGAAAAGATTGCCAATGCGCAGTTTTTGGCCGTCATTGGCCGTACATTCGTCTGGACGTTCTTTTCGGTGTTGATGAAAATATCGATCGGCATGTTTGGAGCAGTGCTTCTCAACATGGCTTTGCCGGGACGCGCACTGTTTCGCATCATGATCATGCCGCCATGGATCGTGCCAATGGCGATTGGTATCTTCATGTGGAGCTGGATGTATAACGGTCAGTTCGGCATGATTTCAGGTATGCTTCAGCGTTTCGGTCTGGTCGATGGTCCGGTTGCGTTTCTTGCGCATGGCTCGACGGCATTTTGGGCAACTATTGTGACCGACGTCTGGATCGGCGTGCCAATGGTGACGCTCTATTTCCTCGCCGCTCTTCAGGCGATCCCGAAGGATCTCTATGAAGCTGCGTGGACGGATGGCGCAGGCCGCATGTACCGTTTCCGCCGGGTGACGTTGCCGCTGATGCTGCCTGCCATCATCACCATGTCGATGTTATCGACCATTGCGACATTCAATTCGTTCGACATCATCTGGATTCTGACGCAGGGCGGCCCAAATGGCTCGACCACCACGATGATTATCGACACCTATCAGACCGCTATCGGTTCCAAGCGTTACGGTGAGGGTGCAGCGCGTGCTGTCACGATCTGCATATTCCTGTCGCTGTTCTGCCTTGCTTATTTCCGTGTCACGCGACGCATCAGCCCCGAAAAGCTGGCATAA
- the ugpC gene encoding sn-glycerol-3-phosphate ABC transporter ATP-binding protein UgpC, with translation MGKLSLKNIVKSFGQFDVVKNVSLEVNDGEFMVFVGPSGCGKSTLLRMIAGLEDTTSGDIVIDEKRVNDLPPVKRGIAMVFQSYALYPHMSVFENIAFPLRVEGADNATIKRKVEHAASILHLDQRLEQKPGMLSGGQRQRVAIGRAIVREPKIFLFDEPLSNLDAALRADMRIELTKLHKQLGATMIYVTHDQVEAMTMADRIVVLEGGNISQVGTPLELYHRPRNSFVAGFIGNPRMNMLPVTFSGFESNGYARVKLADNELVLPVLCEEAARPQAGQTLTLGIRPEHVAISDGLNAITVNSSVVERLGQQTIVYSVPEGMSETFCIITPGTAPISGDTAIKVSVDPQFCHLFDQNGIAFTRQGEFSDVSSH, from the coding sequence GTGGGAAAATTATCCCTCAAGAATATTGTCAAGAGCTTCGGCCAGTTTGACGTCGTCAAGAACGTATCCCTTGAAGTGAATGACGGCGAGTTCATGGTCTTTGTCGGACCATCGGGCTGCGGCAAGTCCACGCTTCTGCGCATGATCGCGGGCCTTGAGGATACGACATCGGGCGATATCGTCATTGATGAAAAGCGCGTCAACGATCTGCCTCCGGTCAAGCGCGGCATCGCGATGGTGTTCCAGAGCTATGCGCTCTATCCGCATATGAGTGTTTTTGAAAATATCGCATTCCCGCTGCGCGTCGAAGGTGCCGACAATGCCACCATCAAGCGCAAGGTGGAACATGCGGCTTCGATCCTACATCTGGATCAGCGCCTTGAGCAGAAGCCCGGCATGTTGTCCGGCGGTCAGCGTCAGCGCGTGGCCATTGGCCGTGCGATTGTTCGTGAACCAAAAATCTTCCTGTTTGATGAGCCGCTTTCCAATCTTGACGCAGCGCTTCGTGCCGATATGCGGATTGAGCTGACAAAGCTGCACAAACAGCTCGGCGCAACCATGATCTATGTGACGCATGATCAGGTCGAAGCCATGACCATGGCTGATCGTATCGTTGTGCTTGAAGGTGGCAACATCTCGCAGGTTGGTACGCCGCTTGAACTCTATCATCGACCACGCAACAGCTTCGTTGCTGGCTTCATCGGCAACCCACGCATGAATATGCTGCCGGTGACGTTTTCTGGTTTTGAGAGCAATGGTTATGCCCGCGTGAAGCTTGCAGACAATGAACTGGTTTTGCCGGTTCTTTGTGAAGAAGCAGCCCGTCCACAAGCCGGCCAGACACTGACATTGGGCATTCGTCCCGAGCATGTCGCGATTAGTGACGGCCTGAACGCGATCACTGTTAACTCGTCCGTTGTCGAGCGCCTCGGACAGCAAACCATTGTTTACAGCGTACCGGAAGGCATGAGCGAAACATTTTGCATCATAACGCCGGGCACTGCACCGATTAGCGGAGACACGGCAATTAAGGTCTCTGTCGATCCGCAGTTTTGTCACCTGTTTGATCAGAACGGCATCGCCTTTACCCGCCAGGGTGAATTTTCGGATGTTTCTTCGCATTGA
- a CDS encoding Gfo/Idh/MocA family oxidoreductase, protein MKVGIVGLGYRLGYLGFVFNALDPDFQIVGYVDPAPAGMAELDEHGISAGKQYATPEELIANETFDLLMIGSPNHMHLDHIRVGLEAGLTVFTEKPIVSSIEQTYALAELLAKHGQERLLVGLVLRYAPMYRDLMQAKSDGLLGNIVSVEAAEHIYPYHGAFFMRDWRRYSKWSGSFLLEKCCHDLDLYNSVIGSRPERVASFGGRKTFIPENDPRREGINDMSLFHRKPTGWQGSDKVFDSDGDIIDYQVAIIEYANGVGMNFHTNLNAPDQFRRFAIFGTRGQAEGDFIRGYFDVHEVLNEKRTIHKEYATRTELSQHYGADEKMAEEVIAHVMHGGPLPVSPLDAMEAGILAMAMDEAREKRTVIDLRPVWERFDTALQKA, encoded by the coding sequence GTGAAAGTCGGCATTGTAGGATTGGGATATCGTCTGGGTTATTTGGGTTTTGTCTTCAATGCGCTAGATCCCGATTTCCAGATTGTCGGCTATGTCGACCCTGCTCCCGCAGGCATGGCGGAACTCGATGAGCATGGCATTTCAGCTGGTAAGCAATATGCAACGCCGGAAGAGCTGATCGCCAATGAGACCTTCGATCTTCTGATGATCGGCTCGCCAAACCATATGCATCTCGATCATATTCGTGTGGGGCTTGAAGCGGGTCTTACGGTTTTCACCGAAAAGCCGATTGTGTCATCTATCGAGCAGACCTATGCGCTGGCTGAACTTCTTGCCAAGCATGGTCAGGAGCGTTTGCTGGTAGGCCTCGTCCTGCGTTACGCCCCTATGTATCGCGATCTGATGCAGGCCAAGAGCGATGGGCTGCTCGGCAATATCGTTTCGGTCGAAGCGGCTGAACATATTTATCCGTATCATGGCGCATTCTTCATGCGCGACTGGCGCCGTTATTCGAAGTGGTCAGGCAGCTTCCTGCTAGAGAAATGCTGCCACGATCTCGATCTCTACAACAGCGTGATCGGATCGCGCCCTGAGCGGGTTGCAAGTTTTGGTGGGCGTAAGACCTTTATTCCAGAAAATGATCCGCGTCGTGAAGGCATCAACGACATGTCGCTGTTTCATCGCAAGCCGACCGGCTGGCAAGGTTCTGACAAAGTTTTCGATTCCGATGGTGACATCATCGATTATCAGGTCGCGATCATTGAATATGCCAATGGCGTTGGCATGAACTTCCACACAAATCTGAATGCGCCCGACCAGTTCCGCCGCTTTGCGATTTTCGGAACGCGCGGTCAGGCCGAAGGCGATTTCATTCGCGGCTATTTCGATGTGCATGAAGTGCTGAACGAAAAGCGCACCATTCACAAGGAATATGCGACACGTACTGAACTTTCGCAGCATTATGGTGCTGACGAGAAAATGGCAGAAGAAGTGATCGCGCATGTCATGCATGGTGGACCGCTTCCTGTTTCGCCGCTTGATGCGATGGAAGCGGGCATTCTCGCCATGGCAATGGATGAAGCGCGCGAAAAGCGTACGGTCATCGATCTGCGTCCCGTGTGGGAGCGCTTTGACACAGCACTTCAGAAAGCTTGA
- a CDS encoding carbohydrate ABC transporter permease — protein MSQTQNTPLIDRYTWYEKIGAYVGIAVFLFFLLAPFIEGFLVSLKPLNQLFSSPYTFWPENGSFDAYFSMWKSVPQFGRYIFNSFFISTVVTVIVLLLVVPAAYAFSRFEFRGAGLILGGFLAINMFSGAVLLIPLFRLMRSFQLLNTYAAMIVPGVAFLIPAAIWLLRTYMMRIPRELNEAAYMDGASQFYTLRRVILPIAMPGIIVVAITTFIGAYAQQFIFALTFNSKAEYMPLPVGLFAFFGKQEVVWNELMAASFIGIAPAMIIIFLLQRYLVGGLTAGAVKQ, from the coding sequence ATGAGCCAAACGCAAAACACGCCGCTGATCGACCGCTACACATGGTATGAAAAAATCGGAGCCTATGTGGGAATTGCAGTATTCCTGTTTTTCCTTTTGGCGCCGTTCATCGAAGGCTTTCTGGTTTCGCTGAAACCGCTCAACCAGCTGTTTTCTTCGCCTTATACATTCTGGCCTGAAAATGGCAGTTTTGATGCCTATTTCTCGATGTGGAAGAGCGTGCCGCAGTTCGGGCGCTATATCTTCAACTCGTTCTTTATCTCAACAGTGGTCACGGTCATCGTGTTGCTTCTGGTCGTGCCTGCTGCTTACGCTTTCTCGCGCTTCGAGTTTCGCGGAGCTGGGCTGATCCTTGGCGGCTTTCTGGCCATTAACATGTTTTCAGGCGCAGTTCTGCTGATACCGCTGTTCCGCTTGATGCGCAGCTTTCAGCTGCTTAACACCTATGCGGCGATGATTGTGCCGGGTGTAGCATTTCTCATTCCGGCGGCAATCTGGCTGCTGCGCACTTACATGATGCGTATTCCGCGTGAGCTGAATGAAGCTGCCTATATGGATGGCGCAAGCCAGTTCTACACGCTGCGCCGGGTCATTCTGCCGATTGCCATGCCGGGTATCATCGTTGTGGCCATCACCACTTTCATCGGTGCCTATGCGCAGCAGTTCATCTTTGCACTGACGTTCAATTCCAAGGCTGAATACATGCCGCTGCCGGTTGGTCTCTTTGCCTTCTTTGGCAAGCAGGAAGTGGTGTGGAATGAGCTGATGGCGGCATCGTTTATCGGCATCGCACCGGCGATGATCATTATCTTCCTTTTACAGCGTTATCTGGTCGGGGGTCTGACTGCGGGCGCGGTGAAGCAATAA
- a CDS encoding sugar kinase, translating into MKKIITIGEIVVEIMAVETGNGFKSAIPLIGPFASGAPAIFIDQAAKMGQPCGIVSAVGNDDFGALNIERLEKDGVDVAAISIHPTAATGSAFVRYRPDGNRDFIFNIKHSACSAIALTPEAEKLIESADHLHIMGSALFSDGIVETIHEATLRIKAKGGTISFDPNIRKEMLDLPGMRAALVHALEHTDLFMPSGPEIFLFTKATEEKAAVEELLARGIKAIVIKRGSEGASYYDQSGQVSAAAFKVDEIDPTGAGDSFGAAFVTCWLRGLAPQEALHIANATGACAVSVKGPMEGTSTMAEITAFIAKNGVPS; encoded by the coding sequence ATGAAAAAGATCATCACTATTGGCGAAATCGTCGTTGAGATTATGGCTGTGGAAACCGGCAATGGTTTCAAAAGTGCTATCCCGCTGATTGGCCCTTTTGCTTCTGGTGCCCCTGCGATTTTCATTGATCAGGCCGCTAAAATGGGCCAGCCATGCGGCATCGTGAGCGCGGTTGGCAATGATGATTTTGGCGCACTCAATATTGAGCGGCTGGAAAAAGATGGGGTTGATGTTGCAGCCATCAGCATCCATCCGACAGCAGCCACAGGTAGCGCTTTTGTGCGTTATCGTCCTGATGGAAATCGCGACTTCATCTTCAACATCAAGCACAGTGCATGCAGTGCGATTGCGCTCACACCCGAAGCTGAAAAGCTGATCGAGTCTGCCGATCATCTGCATATTATGGGTTCGGCCCTGTTTTCAGATGGAATTGTCGAAACAATTCACGAAGCAACTCTGCGCATCAAGGCCAAGGGCGGGACCATTTCCTTCGATCCGAATATCCGCAAGGAAATGCTTGACCTTCCGGGTATGCGCGCGGCGCTTGTCCATGCACTCGAACACACTGATCTGTTCATGCCAAGCGGGCCAGAGATTTTCCTTTTCACAAAAGCGACTGAAGAAAAAGCCGCTGTCGAAGAGTTGCTGGCGCGCGGGATCAAGGCGATTGTTATCAAGCGCGGTTCCGAAGGAGCGAGCTATTACGATCAATCCGGTCAAGTTTCGGCAGCGGCATTCAAAGTCGATGAAATCGACCCGACCGGCGCCGGCGACAGCTTTGGCGCGGCATTCGTCACCTGCTGGCTCCGCGGTCTTGCTCCACAAGAAGCATTGCATATTGCCAATGCGACTGGAGCATGCGCTGTGAGTGTAAAAGGTCCGATGGAAGGCACATCGACAATGGCTGAAATTACGGCTTTCATCGCAAAAAATGGCGTCCCATCTTAA
- a CDS encoding family 20 glycosylhydrolase produces MPSLFRLENSWVANPAPAGTMTIEVFNLSDETLTDFSLCYTSITRIVGEPQITNGHFVLHDGSFNEIAAPEGFTLKPGGTWTVSVAPLNRSPFHVNDGAKTAYLKCADGRLIDIETGELALSGQIPPLPGARLPEGRLTLPFSLLPWPVKFEAEAGSTPIALHPAEGTDLAGLRALSLVEELHARLFPQARQVFSLRPVEGGRAVSIKADASIKKSGFTIDFTADLITVTGSDNDGTRHGLIALAHILDGAKQDADRFKFPVSGRIEDAPRHDWRGCLLDVSRHFWTHDEVTRFLDIMAWYRLNTFHWHLTDDEAWRIEIPELPELTSIGATRAPNSPMLPQLGDTTEASHGFYTQAEIRSVVAHALSLGIEVVPEVDMPGHCKAVLTALPYLQDRNEANESYTTVQGFTNNALNPAIPATWEFVKTILDNIVSLFPGRYIHIGGDEVADGSWIGSPLARELMEREGLEGTFELQSWFMRKLKIMLEQRGRVLAGWNEVAHGGGVQPEGTLLMAWQAPEIGIELAKQGYDVVMTPGQAYYLDMAQSHNWWEPGAGWAGASTPEESYAYEAAGDFPPELAPHLKGVQACIWCEHFTSHAYFNDLTFPRLLAVAEAAWTPASEKDWLRFAVQARRHPLF; encoded by the coding sequence ATGCCTAGCCTATTCCGACTTGAAAACTCGTGGGTCGCAAACCCTGCACCAGCCGGAACCATGACAATTGAAGTGTTTAATCTGTCGGATGAAACCCTGACCGATTTCTCGCTTTGCTACACCAGCATTACACGAATCGTTGGAGAACCGCAGATCACGAACGGACACTTTGTCCTGCATGATGGCAGCTTCAACGAAATAGCTGCGCCCGAAGGCTTCACATTGAAGCCAGGTGGAACATGGACGGTGAGCGTCGCACCACTTAATCGCTCACCGTTCCATGTTAATGACGGAGCGAAGACGGCTTATCTCAAATGTGCCGATGGCCGTTTGATCGACATTGAGACCGGTGAACTGGCACTATCAGGACAGATACCCCCGCTGCCCGGTGCCCGTCTGCCGGAAGGCCGTCTTACGCTTCCGTTTTCCCTGCTGCCATGGCCTGTAAAATTTGAGGCCGAAGCAGGCAGCACACCAATTGCACTGCATCCCGCAGAAGGTACTGATCTTGCAGGTCTGCGTGCACTTTCACTGGTCGAGGAGCTCCATGCGCGGCTGTTTCCGCAAGCACGTCAGGTCTTTTCGCTCAGGCCTGTCGAAGGCGGTCGCGCTGTTTCCATCAAGGCCGATGCGAGCATCAAAAAGAGCGGCTTCACAATCGATTTCACCGCTGATCTGATCACGGTTACTGGTTCAGATAATGATGGCACACGCCATGGTCTTATCGCGCTGGCACACATCCTTGATGGTGCGAAACAGGATGCAGACCGCTTCAAATTCCCGGTTTCAGGCCGCATCGAAGATGCCCCACGCCATGACTGGCGCGGCTGCCTTCTCGATGTTTCGCGCCATTTCTGGACGCATGATGAAGTTACCCGCTTCCTCGACATCATGGCATGGTATCGCCTGAACACCTTCCATTGGCATCTGACCGACGACGAAGCGTGGCGCATTGAAATTCCGGAGCTGCCGGAACTGACTTCCATTGGAGCAACCCGCGCTCCGAACAGCCCAATGCTGCCTCAGCTCGGCGACACGACGGAAGCTTCACACGGGTTTTATACGCAGGCAGAGATCCGCTCAGTCGTTGCACATGCACTCTCGCTTGGCATCGAAGTGGTTCCGGAAGTCGATATGCCCGGTCATTGCAAGGCGGTACTGACCGCTCTGCCTTATCTACAGGATCGCAATGAAGCAAATGAGTCCTACACCACCGTTCAGGGCTTCACGAACAACGCGCTTAACCCAGCGATTCCCGCGACCTGGGAGTTTGTGAAGACAATTCTCGACAATATCGTTTCGCTGTTTCCGGGCCGTTATATCCATATTGGCGGCGACGAAGTTGCTGACGGATCATGGATCGGCTCGCCGCTTGCACGCGAACTGATGGAGCGCGAAGGTCTCGAAGGTACGTTTGAGCTTCAATCATGGTTTATGCGCAAACTCAAGATCATGCTGGAACAGCGTGGCCGTGTTCTTGCTGGCTGGAACGAGGTAGCTCATGGTGGCGGCGTGCAGCCGGAAGGCACTTTGCTGATGGCGTGGCAGGCACCGGAAATCGGCATTGAGCTTGCGAAGCAGGGTTATGACGTCGTCATGACACCGGGTCAGGCCTATTATCTTGATATGGCGCAATCGCATAACTGGTGGGAACCGGGTGCGGGCTGGGCTGGCGCTTCCACGCCGGAGGAAAGCTACGCTTACGAAGCAGCAGGCGATTTCCCGCCGGAACTGGCGCCGCATCTCAAAGGCGTTCAGGCCTGTATCTGGTGTGAACATTTCACCAGCCACGCCTATTTCAACGACCTCACCTTCCCGCGCCTGTTGGCTGTGGCCGAAGCTGCGTGGACACCGGCATCCGAAAAAGACTGGCTGCGCTTTGCTGTACAGGCACGTCGCCATCCGCTGTTCTGA